Within Candidatus Polarisedimenticolia bacterium, the genomic segment TGCGACGGGCAGGTCCTCGTGCTGCACGACCTTCTCGGGATCTCCCCGGAGCCCGCTCCTTCTTTCGTGCGGAAGTACGCCGAGGTGGGCGCCGCGATTCGGCAGGCGTGCGAGCGCTTCGCCTCCGATGTCCGGACGGCCGCGTTCCCCTCGGAGACCGAATCGTACCGCATGAAGCCCGAGGTTCTGGAGGAGATTCGCTCCACGCTCGAGGCTTCCGGAAGGCGCCGGTGGAGATCGTAACCCGGACCTCCAGGATGACCTTCCTGTCCCGCGAAGCGCGCGCCGCGGGAGCGCGCATCGGCTTCGTCCCGACGATGGGGGCGCTGCACGAAGGACACCTGAGCCTGATTCGCCGCGCCTCCCAGTCTTCCTCCCTCCCCGTCTTGAGCGTGTTCGTCAATCCGGCGCAGTTTGGTCCGGGCGAGGACTTCAGCCGCTATCCCCGGGACCTTCCGCGAGACGCCGATCTGGCGCGGGAGGGCGGGGCGCGGGTCCTCTATGCCCCTCAGCCCGACGAGGTCTATCCTCCCGGCTTCGGCACGCAGGTCTCGGTGGAGCCGCTCGACTCCGTGCTGGAAGGCGCGGCGCGGCCCGGGCACTTTCGGGGCGTCGCCACGATCGTGACGAAGCTGTTGCACCGCGTAGCCCCGCACGTCGTCTTTTTCGGGCAGAAGGACGCCCAGCAGGCGGTGATCGTGAAGAAGATGCTCCGAGACCTGGAAATGGATGTCGAGATCGAGGTCTGCCCCACCGTCCGAGGCGACGACGGCCTCGCGCTCAGCTCGCGCAACCTCTATCTCAAGCCCGAGGAGCGGCGCTCGGCGCCGGTTCTGTACCGGGCCTTGCGGCGCGCCGAGGCAGCCATCCGGGAGGAGAACGAGCGCGATCCCGGCCGGATTGTCGAAGGGATTCGATCCACCGTGGAGAGCGAGCCGCTGGTGCGCCTGGAGTATGCGGCGGTCGTGGACAGCGCGACGCTGACTCCCGTGGAGAGAATCCAGGGAGAGGTTCTGATTCCCCTGGCGGCCCGGGTCGGAGGCACGCGGCTGATCGACAACGTGATCGTCAAGCTGGAGGGCTGAAATGATGCAAAGGGAAGTGCTGCGCGGCAAGATCCACCGTGCCACCGTCACCGAGGCCAACCTGGAATACGAAGGAAGCCTGACGGTGGACGCCGATCTGCTCGAGGCGGCCGGGCTCGCGCCTTACGAGCGGATTGACGTGTATGACATCACGAACGGCAGCCGCTTCTCGACTTACTTGATCGAGGGCCCGCGGGGATCGGGCGTCGTCTGCGTCAACGGAGCCGCAGCCCATCTTGCCAAGCGGGGCGATCGCGTCATCATCACCGGCTACGGCCTTGCCACCGCGGCGGAGCTGAAAGGCTACCGCCCGCGCATCGTCCTCGTGGACGAGGGCAACCGCATTCAGCGCGTTCTCCACGAATCGACCGGCGCCCGAGTTCCGTAATCCCCTATCCGGCGGAAGGGCCGCTCTGAATCACCTCGTGAAGCGCGGCCAGATGGGATTTCAGCGAGGCGCGCCCCGCCCGGGTCAGCGCGTACCAGGTGACGGGCTTGCGATCCAGAAACTCCCGCCGCAGGCTCAAATAACCCGCCTCCTCCAGCTTGCGAAGGTGAGCTCCGAGCGAGCCGTCGGTCTCTTTGAGGAATTCCTTCAGCCTGCTGAAGCTCAGGGCATCATTCCGTGAAAGAAGAACGCAGACTCCCAGCCGAATGCGGTGTTCCAGGAGGCGGTCCAGTCCCTTGAGGCTCGGCCATTCCGTGGTCCCAGTCTCAGAATTCCTGCGTGGCATGGGAGGAAGCGCCCCAAAGGGCGGTGGCGACCAGTGAGAGAGCCACCAGCGCGCCCAGAACCGTCCAGCCGTAGGCTGGAATGAAGAAAAGAGCGACGTAACCCGCCGCCATCACGATGCCGATGAATCCGAGGGGCCTCTCCAGGTGGACGCCGGCGAGCAGATACGCCAGCGTGACGAGCAGGAGGATCACCTTGCCGAGCCCCGCTCCGGGAAGGACGCCCCGGGTCGCCAGCGGAACGGAGAGGAGAATCACCCCCATCATCGCGCCCCAGTGAAGACAGTGGCGGATCCCTTCCTCGCGGCGGAAGAAACCCAGCCGGCGGGCGTCCCGCCAACCGAGGTAGGCGCTCAACGCTCCGCCTGCCGGACCGGCGAGCATCCAGAAGATCCCGGTGTAGCGGGGGGCGAAATCGGGAAGCGCGAAGCCGATCAGGACGATGGCCGCCCAGAGCCAGTAGATTCCTGCGGGGGACTTCTGTCGCTCGGCCTTTTGCACGACGTTCCGCACGTAATGCAAGTCGTTCTCGATCCGTTCCATTTCGGCCATGGGAACCTCCACAAAAGAGTACTTTGCAATTAAGAGTACTCTATATCGAGGAGTTTGTCGAGGGGTTTTCCACCAGCCGGCCCGGGGTTCACGAGCCGCTGATGCTGATGCCTTCCAGGAGAACCGTCGATCCGGTGTTGCCGGAAGCGAAAAGGCGCAGGTCGTCGGCCACCGCCGCGAGGGAGTCCAGCAGGCCTCGGACGTTGCCGGAGAATCCCATTTTCTGGAACGGCCGGACCATTTGGCCGTTCTCCATCTCCCATCCCGCGGCCCCGAGAGAAAAATCGCCGGAGATCGGATCGATGGTGTGGAGTCCCATCACTTCCGAGACGTAGATCCCCTTCGCCACCATGCCCAGCAGGGTCTTCCGGCTGACTCCCGTCGGACGCAGATAGAGAGAGGAGATGCCGATGCGGGGGGATGAGAGGTAGCCGCCCCGCTGGGCGCTTCCGGTGCGGGCGACCCCCATCTTCCGAGCCGTGAAATGGCTGTGGAGGTAGCCGTTCAGAATGCCTTGATCGATGAGCACGGTCCGGCGCGTGGGAGCTCCCTCCCCGTCCACGGGAGCGAGGTGCATCGATCCGGGAAGGCGGCCGTCATCGATCAGCGTCACCGTGGAGCGGCCCACCTTCTGGCCAAGCAGCCCCTTGAACAGCGACTTGTCCTTGAGCACGCTGTCGGCGTACAAAGCCGCCGCGAGCGTTCCAAAAACCCCCGCCACGACGTCCGGATCGAGCACCACGTCGGTGCGGCGCGTGGGTCCCGGTTCCGCCCCGAGCTTGTTGATGGCCCGGGAGGCGGCCTCGATTCCGATCGCGTCCGGCTCGAGGTCGTCGATCCCCAGGCCGAAACCCGAACCGTAACCGGTTTGGTTCTCCTCCTTGTCGATGGCCACCAGCTCGATCGAGCCCACCGACCGCGACAGGCTGTACCAGGCCCGCACGCCGGCCGTGTTCGCAATCCAGCAGCCGCCCCACGTGTCGGAATACCGGCTCTCCCGGACGCGCTTGACGCGGGTCGAGAAGCGCAAGGCGCAGCTCTCGATCCGCCGCGCCATGTCCACTTTTTTCTCGACGGTCACCTGTCCGAGCTCGGGGTCCTCGTTCTTCAGGTTGAAGGAGGATTCCTCGGGATCCGGGACCGTATTCGGCTCCTCCGGGTCGACGTGGGGGAGAATCGCCACGGCGCGGTCGACGGCTCTCCGGAGCCCTGCGAGGCTGGTGTCGGGGGTGAAGGAGAAGCCGACGCGCCCTTCCTTGAAGACCCGAAACGCGGCGCCGCACTCCTGCTTGGCTTCGACCGACTCGACGCTTTGATCCACCACCGTGGCCGAAGTGTCGTGCGTATGCTGGAAGTAAACCTCCCCCCCGTCGGCCGCGGCCCTCCGGAGAAGGTCCAGGCCCCGATCGATGATCTTCTCAGGCTCTCTGTTTTCCATCGCCTCCTCGGGCCTCATTCGTTCGCGGCGACCGTGCCGCCGACCACGATCCTCGGGATTCTCAGCGTCGGTTGCGCGTCGGCGACGGGGACGCGCTGGCCGTCCTTGCCGCACGTGCCGACCCCGTATCCGAGATCGGATCCTACCGCGTCAATGCTACCGAGCACTTCCGGACCGTTGCCGATGAGGGTCGCGTCCCGGATCGGCTCGGCGATCTTGCCGTTGCGGATCATGTACGCCTCACCCACGTTGAAGATGAAGTTTCCGCTGGCGATGTCCACCTCGCCTCCTCCCATCTGACAGACGAAGATACCCTCCTCGACGCCGGAGACAATCTCCTCCGGCGGCGTCTCTCCGGGGACGATCAGCGTGTTGCGCATGCGGGGAATCGGAAGGTAGCGGTAGCTTTCTCGGCGGCCGTTTCCGGTGGGCGCCTGCCCGAGCTTCCGGGCCGTCCGGCGGCTGTGAAGATAGGACTTCAGAATCCCTTTCTCGATCAGCAGGACTCGGGAGCTCGGGATTCCCTCATCGTCCATTCCGGTCGATCCGCGCCGATTGGGAAGCGTTCCGTCGTCGACCACGGTGATCAGATCGGAGGCAACCCGCTCGCCGAGCTTGCCGGCGTAGATGGAGAGCGACTTCTCCGCGAAATCCGCCTCCAGTCCGTGGCCGCACGCCTCATGGACCATCGTGCCGCCCGCCTTGGACGAAAGGACCACGGTGAACGTGCCGGCGGGAGCCGGCCGGGCCGAAAGCTGGACCAGGGCGATTCGTGCGGCCTCCCTTCCCACTTCCTCCGGAGGATGCTCGTCGAAGAGCTCGAACCCCCGGGTTTCGGCAAGCGAGTGGTATCCGGTCCGGATTTGATCGCCCTCCCGGGCGATGACCGAGCCGAACAAGGTCGTATAGACGCGCTGCTCGCGGGCCAAGGTCCCGTCGGAGTTGATCACCGTGATCGCCAGCAGCGAGTCGCCGTAGCTCGCGGAGAATTGAGCCACCCGGGCGTCGACGCCTCGCGCCGTCCTTTCCGCCCGCCGGAGCAGCTCCACTTTTTTCCCCATGTCCACCGAGGCGGGAAGGATCCTGACCGGCGAGACCGCGGGAACCGGGGTGTTCCGAAGATCGGGGACCTGCGCCGCGGCCCCGCCCGGCTCGACGGCTGCGGCGAGGCGCGCCGCCTCCCGAATGAGGACTTCCGGGTCGAGGTCGTTTCCGGAATAGAAGAAAGTCCGGTCCCCGGAGACGAGCCGGAGGGAGATTCCGGCATCCTCGCCCGACAGGATCTCTTCGAGCTTGCCGTCGTCCAGCAGAATGCGGGTGTATTCGTCGGATTGGCAGTAGACCTCGGCGAAGTCGCCGCCGCGGGAGAGAAGCGTTTCGAGGATTCTCTTTGCCTGATCGGCTTCCATGAAGCTCATCCTGTCTCCTTAGCGGATCGAATCCTGGGCTTCCAGATCCCGGCGCAAGGCCGCGAACGTCCTGCGGGCGGCGCTCCGGGTCTCCTCCGCGGTTCCGGAGGTGTCGATGAGGTAGTCCGCTGCTTCGAGGCGTTTCTGCGGCACCGTCTGCGAGGCGATCCGGCGCTTGGCTTCGGAGCCGCTGAGCGCGTCCCGCCGCTCGAGTCGCGCGCTCTGGGTCCCGGCGTCGCAATGGGTCACCACGATTCGATCGAAGATCCTGTCCGCTCCCGCCTCGACGAGCAGCGCGGCCTCGACGACGATGATCCCGCCCGGAGGACGGCCGGCAAACTCCTGGAGGCGCTCCTCGATCTTCGTCACAATCCGCGGATGCAGGATGGCGTTGAGCCGGTGTCGGGCCGAGGCGTCCCCGAAGACGCGGGGAGCGAGCTCTTTCCGATCGATGCGGCCGTCGGTCGCGAGGACTTCGTCGCCGAAGGCCGCCCGGATCTCGTCGTAGGCCGGAGAGCCGGGCTTCATGAGCTCGTGTCCGAGCGAATCCGCGTCGAGCACGGTTGCCCCCATCTCCTTGAAAACTCCGGCCACCTCCGACTTGCCGGTGGCGATTCCTCCCGTCAGGGCCACCCGAAGCACTTTCCGAGGAGACGGCGTCGCGCTCCGGATCATGAGCGCGCCGCCGCGCGCCGCATCCGTGCCGCCTTCAGCGTGTTCTGCAGGAGGCAGGCGATCGTCAGAGGGCCCACGCCTCCCGGAACCGGAGTCAGGGCTCCCGCCGTCGCCGCCGCCCGCCGGGGGTGGACGTCGCCCACGAGAACCGTCCGGCCGTTGCGGAAGGCCTGCGCCTGGCTCGACTCGGCGCCGAAGAGATCGAGCACCTGCGCTTCCCGCTCGACGCGGTGGATGCCCACGTCGACGACCACGGCCCCCGATCGGATGAATTCCTCGTCGACCAATCCCGGTTTCCCCGCCGCGACCACGAGGATCTCGGCGCCGGCCGCCACGGCAGGCAGATTCCGCGTCCGCGAATGACAGATCGTCACCGTGGCGTGAGCCTGGAGCAGCAGGAGCGCCATCGGCTTCCCGACGATCTCGCTCCGGCCGATAACCACGGCGCTCTTTCCGGCGATCTCGATTCCCGATCGGACTAGCAGCTCCATGATCCCGCTCGGCGTGCAAGGCCGCAGACCCTCGAGTCCCAGCAGAAGGCGCCCCGCGTTCAGGGGATGCAACCCGTCCACGTCCTTTCCGGGGTCGATTTCCTGGAGAATCTCCGCCTCGTCGACGCCGTCGGGAAGCGGAAGCTGGACGAGGATCCCGTCCACGTCGCTCCGGCGGTTGGCTTCCCGGACGGCCGCCAGGACCCGGCTGCCGGCGCCGGGCCCCTCCAGACGGATCAGGTCGGAGTCGATGCCGGTTTCCGTGCAAGCCTTCAGCTTGTTGCGAACGTAGACTCCGGAAGCCACGTCTTCCCCGGCCAGAATGACCGCCAGCCTGGGCCGGTGCCCTTCCCGGGACACGAAGTCCTCGACCGCGGAGGCGACCTCCGAGCGGATTTCGCGCGCCACCGTTGCGCCGCTCAGCGGCCGGGCCGCCACCCTATTTCCTCTCCTTCTCGAAATGCCAAGGGAGGGAAGCCTGAAGCGTCTCGGAGCCGACCTGGAAAGCCGACATGAGCAGGACGAGCTGCTTCTTCTTCGCCTTGACCGGCAGCTCGCGGAAAAAAAGGAGCCGCTCGATCGAATCCGCGCGCTCGAGCGTAAGACCCGAGTCGAAGAAAGACTCGCGTATTCCCTCCAGCGCGTCCGGATTCTTCCCCTCCTCTTCCAGGAAGCGGTAGAGATCGGTGTAGTCGAGGATGTGGTCCTGTTGCTCCGCCCCGGCGATCCGCACGATGTTGCCGGGCTGGAATCTCAGCGGTTCCGGGGAGCGGTTTCGAATCGCCAGGAGGAAGACCTGGAAGGGCGGAGGAGAGCCGTCGCGACGCCGCAAGATTCCCCGCATCCCCGAGCCGCTTTTCTCGAGGCGGGTCTCCCATTCCGCCAGGGTCAAGGGCCTCGCCTCGAACGTGATCCCGGCGGCGTCCGCCCGCGCGGTCGTTTCGGGTTTTTCCCCCCGCGTGCAGAGCGCTCCGGCGATCAGCTTCGCTTCCTGAGGGCGCGCCGCCTCGAAGCCGCAGAGCAGGAAGGCGAGCGTCAACCAGGCGGCTCGAGTCGGGCGAAGAGAAGCGGGAGAAGGAATCATCCGGCGGAGCCCAACCAGCAGCACGCGTCTGAGGCGACGAAAACGATGCGAGGGCGCCAAACGATAGGCCT encodes:
- a CDS encoding TldD/PmbA family protein produces the protein MSFMEADQAKRILETLLSRGGDFAEVYCQSDEYTRILLDDGKLEEILSGEDAGISLRLVSGDRTFFYSGNDLDPEVLIREAARLAAAVEPGGAAAQVPDLRNTPVPAVSPVRILPASVDMGKKVELLRRAERTARGVDARVAQFSASYGDSLLAITVINSDGTLAREQRVYTTLFGSVIAREGDQIRTGYHSLAETRGFELFDEHPPEEVGREAARIALVQLSARPAPAGTFTVVLSSKAGGTMVHEACGHGLEADFAEKSLSIYAGKLGERVASDLITVVDDGTLPNRRGSTGMDDEGIPSSRVLLIEKGILKSYLHSRRTARKLGQAPTGNGRRESYRYLPIPRMRNTLIVPGETPPEEIVSGVEEGIFVCQMGGGEVDIASGNFIFNVGEAYMIRNGKIAEPIRDATLIGNGPEVLGSIDAVGSDLGYGVGTCGKDGQRVPVADAQPTLRIPRIVVGGTVAANE
- a CDS encoding transcriptional regulator, whose amino-acid sequence is MPRRNSETGTTEWPSLKGLDRLLEHRIRLGVCVLLSRNDALSFSRLKEFLKETDGSLGAHLRKLEEAGYLSLRREFLDRKPVTWYALTRAGRASLKSHLAALHEVIQSGPSAG
- a CDS encoding TldD/PmbA family protein, which codes for MENREPEKIIDRGLDLLRRAAADGGEVYFQHTHDTSATVVDQSVESVEAKQECGAAFRVFKEGRVGFSFTPDTSLAGLRRAVDRAVAILPHVDPEEPNTVPDPEESSFNLKNEDPELGQVTVEKKVDMARRIESCALRFSTRVKRVRESRYSDTWGGCWIANTAGVRAWYSLSRSVGSIELVAIDKEENQTGYGSGFGLGIDDLEPDAIGIEAASRAINKLGAEPGPTRRTDVVLDPDVVAGVFGTLAAALYADSVLKDKSLFKGLLGQKVGRSTVTLIDDGRLPGSMHLAPVDGEGAPTRRTVLIDQGILNGYLHSHFTARKMGVARTGSAQRGGYLSSPRIGISSLYLRPTGVSRKTLLGMVAKGIYVSEVMGLHTIDPISGDFSLGAAGWEMENGQMVRPFQKMGFSGNVRGLLDSLAAVADDLRLFASGNTGSTVLLEGISISGS
- the panC gene encoding pantoate--beta-alanine ligase, whose protein sequence is MEIVTRTSRMTFLSREARAAGARIGFVPTMGALHEGHLSLIRRASQSSSLPVLSVFVNPAQFGPGEDFSRYPRDLPRDADLAREGGARVLYAPQPDEVYPPGFGTQVSVEPLDSVLEGAARPGHFRGVATIVTKLLHRVAPHVVFFGQKDAQQAVIVKKMLRDLEMDVEIEVCPTVRGDDGLALSSRNLYLKPEERRSAPVLYRALRRAEAAIREENERDPGRIVEGIRSTVESEPLVRLEYAAVVDSATLTPVERIQGEVLIPLAARVGGTRLIDNVIVKLEG
- a CDS encoding bifunctional 5,10-methylenetetrahydrofolate dehydrogenase/5,10-methenyltetrahydrofolate cyclohydrolase, yielding MAARPLSGATVAREIRSEVASAVEDFVSREGHRPRLAVILAGEDVASGVYVRNKLKACTETGIDSDLIRLEGPGAGSRVLAAVREANRRSDVDGILVQLPLPDGVDEAEILQEIDPGKDVDGLHPLNAGRLLLGLEGLRPCTPSGIMELLVRSGIEIAGKSAVVIGRSEIVGKPMALLLLQAHATVTICHSRTRNLPAVAAGAEILVVAAGKPGLVDEEFIRSGAVVVDVGIHRVEREAQVLDLFGAESSQAQAFRNGRTVLVGDVHPRRAAATAGALTPVPGGVGPLTIACLLQNTLKAARMRRAAARS
- the coaE gene encoding dephospho-CoA kinase (Dephospho-CoA kinase (CoaE) performs the final step in coenzyme A biosynthesis.), which gives rise to MALTGGIATGKSEVAGVFKEMGATVLDADSLGHELMKPGSPAYDEIRAAFGDEVLATDGRIDRKELAPRVFGDASARHRLNAILHPRIVTKIEERLQEFAGRPPGGIIVVEAALLVEAGADRIFDRIVVTHCDAGTQSARLERRDALSGSEAKRRIASQTVPQKRLEAADYLIDTSGTAEETRSAARRTFAALRRDLEAQDSIR
- the panD gene encoding aspartate 1-decarboxylase, translated to MQREVLRGKIHRATVTEANLEYEGSLTVDADLLEAAGLAPYERIDVYDITNGSRFSTYLIEGPRGSGVVCVNGAAAHLAKRGDRVIITGYGLATAAELKGYRPRIVLVDEGNRIQRVLHESTGARVP